CGCGGTGCGCGCCTTCCTGAACAGCTGCGCGCACCGCGGCGCCCAGGTCGTGACCGAGCCGGCAGGCAACGCGCGCCGCTTCGTGTGTCCCTATCACGCGTGGAGCTACGACGACCGGGGCGCGCTGTGCGGGGTGTTCGCGCGCGACGACTTCGGCGAGGTCGACCCGGCGACTCACGGCCTCGTGCGCCTGCCCGCGGCCGAGCGCGCGGGGCTCGTCTGGGTCTCGCTCTCGCCTGGTGAGTCCCTCGACCTCGACACCTTCCTGTGCGGCTACGACCGCGTGCTGGCGGAGTTCGGCTTCGAGCGCTGGCAGGTGTTCGCGCGCCGCAGCGTTCCGGGCCCGAACTGGAAGCTCGCCTACGACGGCTATCTCGACTTCTACCACTTGCCCATCCTGCACAAGGCGACCTTCGGCGCCGGCCTGCCGCACCGCGCGCTCTACGACGCCTACGGGCCGCACCAGCGCGTGAGCTTCCCCAACCCGGGGCTGCTGCGTTTCGAGGACGCGCCCGAGTCGGAGTGGGACTCGCGCGAGCTGCTCCAGGGCGTATGGACGATCTTCCCGCACGTGTCGATCGCGACCTTCGACGTGGGCGCGCGCGCCGTGCTCGTGTCACAGCTCTTCCCCGGCGCGACCCCGCTCGAATCGGTCACCGTGCAGTCGTACGTGCTCGAGCGCGAGCCCGACGAGTCCGGACGCGCGGCGGCCGAGAAGATGTTCGAGCTCTTGGGCCACGTGGTGCGCGAAGAGGACTACGCCACGTGTCTGCGCCAGCAGCGGGCGCTCGCCACGGGCCTGCGCCGCGAGGTGCTGTTCGGCCGCAACGAGGCCGGCGGCCAGCGCTTCCACCGTTTTCTGGACCGCGTGCTCGAGCTCGACGACGCCGGGCTCGCCGCCGCGCTTCGCAAGGAGAAATGACTCATGGCTGCCAAGACCAACCGACACTGGACCCTGCGCGCTCGCCCTTCCGGCATGGTGAAGGAGAGCGATTTCGCCTGGGGCGAGTCACCGGTGCCCGCGCCCAAGGAGGGCGAGGCGCTGGTGCGCGTGCTGTACGTGAGCTTCGACCCCGCGATGCGCGGCTGGATGGAGGACCGCCCGAGCTACATCCCGCCGGTCGGGCTCGGCGAGGTGATGCGC
Above is a window of Myxococcota bacterium DNA encoding:
- a CDS encoding aromatic ring-hydroxylating dioxygenase subunit alpha; its protein translation is MGRAELLRMARRNIAHVKADTTDREPGMLRVPAAHYLDPARFERELERVWRRLPLLLALSSELRSPGDFRALEVAGVPVLIARGSDGAVRAFLNSCAHRGAQVVTEPAGNARRFVCPYHAWSYDDRGALCGVFARDDFGEVDPATHGLVRLPAAERAGLVWVSLSPGESLDLDTFLCGYDRVLAEFGFERWQVFARRSVPGPNWKLAYDGYLDFYHLPILHKATFGAGLPHRALYDAYGPHQRVSFPNPGLLRFEDAPESEWDSRELLQGVWTIFPHVSIATFDVGARAVLVSQLFPGATPLESVTVQSYVLEREPDESGRAAAEKMFELLGHVVREEDYATCLRQQRALATGLRREVLFGRNEAGGQRFHRFLDRVLELDDAGLAAALRKEK